A single window of Rhipicephalus microplus isolate Deutch F79 chromosome 5, USDA_Rmic, whole genome shotgun sequence DNA harbors:
- the LOC119174239 gene encoding innexin inx2 translates to MDLLGSLKSYFTTKYVITDNLMCRLHHKASVGVLLAFSILVTGKQYVGDPIDCISKDSVPGNLLDTYCWIHKTFSVATAWHGKLGDDVAYPGVAPHTEGDPKVYHGYYQWVCFVLTLQALFFYVPRYLWKTIEGRRVQSLTEQLSSPMQDKATLEKARGMVIDYLVNNRGYHGGYFFGFVFTEMLYFINVVAQIFVMDRFLGGEFSTYGVRVIEFTEWHWEARYDPMIKVFPRMTKCTFHMFGTSGDLQKHDAVCVLPINIINEKIYVFLWFWFVILSIITGLFLIYRMITIVSSSVRFNIMYSRNRNVQSGNLREIIEKIGTADWFIFYQISRNVEPGHMKEFVDHYAQELDVDAKSDRRKLVDKH, encoded by the coding sequence ATGGATCTGCTCGGCTCGCTCAAGTCCTACTTCACCACCAAGTATGTCATCACCGACAACCTCATGTGTCGCCTTCACCACAAGGCGTCTGTGGGTGTGCTGCTGGCGTTCAGCATACTCGTTACCGGCAAGCAATACGTGGGTGATCCTATCGACTGCATCAGCAAGGACTCGGTGCCTGGGAACTTGTTAGACACCTACTGCTGGATACACAAAACATTCAGTGTGGCCACGGCTTGGCACGGAAAACTGGGTGACGATGTGGCCTACCCTGGAGTGGCCCCTCACACCGAAGGCGACCCCAAAGTGTACCACGGTTACTACCAGTGGGTCTGCTTCGTGCTTACGCTGCAAGCGCTATTCTTCTATGTGCCTCGCTACCTCTGGAAGACGATCGAGGGCCGTCGCGTTCAGAGCCTCACTGAGCAGCTGTCTTCTCCCATGCAAGACAAAGCTACCCTGGAAAAAGCCCGAGGCATGGTCATTGACTATCTTGTTAACAACCGTGGTTACCATGGAGGCTACTTCTTTGGGTTTGTGTTCACCGAGATGCTCTATTTCATTAACGTCGTGGCGCAGATCTTTGTCATGGACAGGTTCCTGGGTGGCGAGTTCTCCACCTACGGAGTCCGCGTGATCGAATTCACCGAGTGGCACTGGGAGGCCCGCTACGACCCGATGATCAAGGTGTTCCCGCGAATGACCAAGTGTACCTTCCACATGTTTGGTACCTCTGGAGACCTGCAGAAGCATGACGCCGTCTGCGTGCTCCCAATCAACATCATCAATGAGAAAATCTACGTGTTCCTCTGGTTCTGGTTCGTCATCCTGTCCATCATCACGGGCCTCTTTCTCATCTACAGGATGATCACCATTGTGTCCAGCTCCGTACGTTTTAACATCATGTACAGCCGAAACCGCAACGTCCAATCCGGGAACCTTCGAGAAATCATCGAGAAAATTGGCACCGCCGACTGGTTCATCTTCTACCAAATAAGCAGGAACGTCGAACCAGGGCATATGAAAGAGTTTGTCGACCACTACGCCCAGGAACTGGATGTTGACGCCAAGTCGGACAGGCGGAAGCTCGTGGACAAACATTGA